Genomic window (Flexivirga aerilata):
TCGCGCTGCGCGCCGACCTGGACGCGCTGCCCGTGCCCGACCGCAGCGAACTGCCTTACGCCTCAACGGTGCCCGGCATCTGCCACGCGTGCGGCCACGACGTGCACACCGCGGTGGTGCTCGGCGCGGCGCTCGCGCTCAAGGCCATCGAGCCGGCGCTGATCGAGCGGGGGCTCGCGGTCCGCTTCCTCTTCCAGCCGGCCGAGGAGGTGATGCCCGGCGGCGCGCACGACCTGGTCGACGCCGGTGCCATGCAGGGCGTGGACCGGGTGCTCGCCGTCCACTGCGACCCGAGCATCGACGTCGGCACGGTCGGCCTCGCCGACGGGCCGATCACCGCGGCGTGCGACGCGATCGACGTGACGCTGACCGGGCCCGGCGGGCACACCTCACGACCGCACCTGACCGCGGATCTCACCTTCGCCCTGGCGAAGCTGCTGACCGACCTGCCCGCTGCACTCAGCCGCCGGCTCGACCCGCGCGCCGGGGTCGCCCTGGTCTGGGGACAGGTCGACGCGGGCAACGCGGCGAACGTGATCCCGGCCACCGGGCACGCGCTCGGCACCCTGCGGATCCTCGACGTCGAGGAATGGCGTCGCCTCGACGGTCTGGTGGAGCGCCTCGCGCAGGAGATCGCTGCGCCATACCAGGTGAGCGCGCGGGTGCAGCACATCCGCGGCGTGCCGCCGGTCGTCAACGACCCGTCGGCCGTGGCGCTCCTGCGCAGGGCGTGCTCGGCGGCGCTCGGCGACGACGCGGCGGTGCCGACCCGCCAGTCGCTCGGCGGTGAGGACTTCGCCTGGCTGCTCGAGAGCTGCTCGGGGGCGATGGCCCGGCTCGGCACGCGCACCCCGGGAGGCCACACCTACGAGCTCCACCAGGGCGACCTGGTGATCGACGAGGCGGCGATCGCCGCCGGCGCCCGAATGCTCGCGGTGGCCGCGCTACTGAGCAGTTAATAACGGTTCGGTCGCAGCCCGGCGACATCCGGGAGACAACCCCGGTGTGACGCCGCTAACCTTGCGCCTTGGCCCACCTCCGCGACCTGCGGCAGCGGTCCGTCACACGGGCTCGGCAGCCCACCGGCAGCCGCGGCAACATTTGAACTAGACGAAGGAGACACCGTGCGTCCGGTGATCAAGATTGCGGCCGTGGGGGCCGTGGCGGCAATGGCACTGGCAGGGTGCGGCAGCAAGCCCGCCCAGAACTCCGGCGGGTCGGCCGCGGGCGGCAGCCAGGGCAGCGCGTCGGGCAAGAAGCTCAGCGCCTGCATGGTGCTGGACACCGGTGGCGTCGACGACAAGTCGTTCAACGAGAACTCCTGGGCCGGC
Coding sequences:
- a CDS encoding amidohydrolase, translating into MSDLAADPATPTATTRALLAEVDRLVPQLVLWRRDLHANPEIARTETRTTAFLTDTLRAHDIAVTDLPHTGLVAEVGAPDPQHRVALRADLDALPVPDRSELPYASTVPGICHACGHDVHTAVVLGAALALKAIEPALIERGLAVRFLFQPAEEVMPGGAHDLVDAGAMQGVDRVLAVHCDPSIDVGTVGLADGPITAACDAIDVTLTGPGGHTSRPHLTADLTFALAKLLTDLPAALSRRLDPRAGVALVWGQVDAGNAANVIPATGHALGTLRILDVEEWRRLDGLVERLAQEIAAPYQVSARVQHIRGVPPVVNDPSAVALLRRACSAALGDDAAVPTRQSLGGEDFAWLLESCSGAMARLGTRTPGGHTYELHQGDLVIDEAAIAAGARMLAVAALLSS